The sequence GGCTCGCTCTTCTCCAGCGATAGGCGAATGGTCGCGGCCAGCCCAAGCGTCAACGCCGATGCGAACCAGTAGACCGCCCGCCAGCCAAATTGCGCGCCGATGACGCCGCTGAATGTGCGCGCCAGCAGGACTCCGACCAGCAGACCGCTGAGCACCGTTCCGACCACCCGGCCACGCTCCTTCGGCGGCGCCAGATGCGCCGCGAGCGGCACGATGACATGAACCGTGGCCGCCCCGGCTCCGACGCAGAAACACGCCAGACTCAATGAAACGACATTGCCAGCCGATGCCACGAAAGCGAGCGCGATCGATTCGGCGATCAGCAGCGTTGAAATCAACGAACGCCGTTCATACCTGTCGCCCAGAGGCACGAAAAACAGCATCCCGAGGCCTGTGCCGATCTGCGCAAGCATGGCAACAATTCCGATCTTCCCCATCGACAACCCGAAATCGCGCGCGATGTCGGCCAGAAGCGGCTGCACATAATAGATGTTGGCGACCACGCATCCTGTGCTCAATGCGAGCAGCCACACGATACGGCGTTCAGAACGTCGAGGAAACATATCGGATATTCGAGTGAGCGGGTGGAAAGAGTGGGACCAACAGGGCTCGAACCTGTGACCTCTTGCGTGTGAAGCAAGCGCTCTTCCAACTGAGCTATGATCCCGCCGCAATTCAGTCATTGTGCGGGTCGATTGGCAGCGCTGTCAATGCAACGTTAAATAACGTAAAACCGCGGCCCGGCCACCGCGAATGCGCTTCCCTCCGGTCTAACAGAAGAGTTCGGGATTTTAGAAGGAGGTGCAGCATGATTCGGAAGTTCAATATCATTCTGGTGGCGTTAGCGGTCGTTCTGGCGGCAGGTACGGTACGGGCCAACATAGATCTCGGTCAGCGGATCCATCACGAAATCGCGATGCTGCCCTATAGCAGCATCTTTGACTGGGTCGAGGCGGATCTTCAGGCCAACGGAACGGTGGTGCTTCTGGGAGCCGTTACAAGACCCTCGATCAAACAGGATGCAGAATATCGCGTGCGTCATCTGGAAGGCGTGACGAACCTGAAAAACCAGATCGAGATTCTGCCGCTGTCGAGGCTTGACGATCAGATCCGTGCCGGCGTCTACCGGTCGCTGTTCAACCGGAACTCAACATTATCCGGCTACGCGCTCGGCGCGAATCCGTCGATCCACATCATCGTGGATAACGGCGCCGTCACGCTGAAAGGCTTCGTCTCGAGTGCGATGGACAAACAGCTTGCCGGCGCCGCCGCGAACGCAGTCTTCGGCGTGATGAAGCTCGAAAACGATCTGCAGGTCGAATCCCACTCCTAATCTCGCTGTTCAACAAAGAGATTAGCCACAAAAGGCACAAAAGGAAACAAACTGGGGACAGTCCCAGTTTGTTTCCTTTTGTGCCTTTTGTGGCTAATCTATCTCCGCCGCCGTGCTAGGATGCTGACTTATCGCAACCGCCCAATCTGAAACCGATGCAATTGCCAGCAGTGTCCGATAAATTGCTTCTGCCGCTCAACTTTCGCAGCTTATGACGGAAAATAACGGTCACATGCTGGCCGCTGTGCTTTATGGCCGC comes from Terriglobia bacterium and encodes:
- a CDS encoding BON domain-containing protein, whose product is MIRKFNIILVALAVVLAAGTVRANIDLGQRIHHEIAMLPYSSIFDWVEADLQANGTVVLLGAVTRPSIKQDAEYRVRHLEGVTNLKNQIEILPLSRLDDQIRAGVYRSLFNRNSTLSGYALGANPSIHIIVDNGAVTLKGFVSSAMDKQLAGAAANAVFGVMKLENDLQVESHS